One window of the Dehalococcoidales bacterium genome contains the following:
- a CDS encoding cyclase family protein yields the protein MKTIDLTMPLFEGMGMGGCYPQESPFTVDRIVPGQGLARYGMCSEPGTRFCLPGFVGTDAETYLENFDIAKNINVEAVIVKLPLKMGETATVKQVEDAFARADFRNGDTAILYTGWGDVKRLEEMGDDYQWKSPNFGADDTCAKLTEILKAKNCPILGYDTASMSDYAELKPAWESLGRPKTWLREERDWSPEAKKYMLEQAEKRKAAPPPPPEGRGIMRIFRAGISFMGGLVNISSISKERVKLIILPLKIRGEYFSPARVVAIED from the coding sequence ATGAAAACAATTGACTTAACGATGCCTTTGTTTGAGGGGATGGGGATGGGGGGCTGTTATCCCCAGGAATCGCCGTTTACCGTCGACCGGATAGTCCCCGGTCAGGGCTTAGCACGTTACGGCATGTGCAGCGAGCCGGGAACCCGCTTTTGCTTGCCCGGTTTCGTGGGTACTGACGCGGAAACATACCTTGAGAACTTCGATATAGCCAAGAATATAAACGTAGAGGCGGTAATAGTTAAGCTACCCCTGAAGATGGGGGAAACGGCCACCGTTAAGCAGGTTGAGGACGCTTTTGCCAGGGCTGATTTCCGAAATGGGGATACCGCCATACTCTACACCGGCTGGGGAGACGTGAAGCGGCTGGAGGAAATGGGGGATGACTACCAGTGGAAAAGCCCTAACTTTGGCGCCGATGACACCTGCGCGAAGCTGACCGAGATTCTGAAGGCGAAGAATTGCCCCATCCTGGGCTATGACACGGCCAGCATGTCAGACTACGCCGAGTTGAAGCCCGCCTGGGAATCCCTGGGACGACCGAAGACCTGGCTCCGCGAGGAAAGAGACTGGTCTCCCGAGGCAAAGAAGTATATGCTTGAGCAGGCGGAAAAGAGAAAGGCGGCGCCCCCTCCACCTCCGGAAGGCCGGGGAATCATGCGTATCTTTAGAGCGGGCATTTCATTCATGGGCGGACTCGTCAATATCAGCAGTATCAGCAAGGAGAGGGTGAAGCTGATCATTCTGCCCCTTAAAATCAGGGGTGAATATTTTTCACCGGCCCGGGTTGTGGCTA
- a CDS encoding anion transporter, with protein sequence MISIIILLIIFVLIVVRQVGNIKLQIWQIMLIGALGVLSSGQIPPERALKSINIDVMLFLLGIFIIGQALEDSGYLSQLSYKLFRRAKSLNSLVLFVTFSMGILSALLMNDTLAIIGTPVVLSLAGKANTQPKILLLSLAFAVTTGSVMSPIGNPQNLLIAIHGNIPNPFVTFLRYLLLPTMLNLFLAYLMIRLFYRRQFHNKPLIHSKEVIKDYKLATLSRISLILLVILVMAKIATVLLSLEIDFRLTYIALIAALPIIIFIPKRPGMLKRIDWYTLVFFASMFVLMQSVWDSGVFQTVIETAGLNPASTGVIFTASVLISQLLSNVPLVALYLPILDQLGVSAKGMMALAAGSTIAGNLTILGAASNVIIIQNAEKRSGITLTFWEFARIGVPLTAVNVIVYWLFLRTF encoded by the coding sequence CAGATACCCCCCGAAAGAGCCTTGAAGTCGATTAATATCGACGTAATGCTTTTCCTATTGGGTATTTTTATTATCGGGCAGGCTCTTGAAGATAGCGGTTATCTCTCACAACTTTCATACAAGCTCTTCCGCAGGGCAAAGTCTCTTAATAGCCTTGTTCTTTTTGTCACGTTTAGCATGGGTATATTATCGGCGCTCCTCATGAATGATACGCTGGCTATTATTGGCACCCCGGTTGTCTTGTCGCTGGCAGGAAAAGCCAATACTCAACCAAAGATATTACTGCTTTCCCTGGCTTTTGCGGTAACGACAGGCAGTGTTATGAGCCCGATAGGCAATCCTCAGAATTTGCTGATAGCTATCCATGGAAATATACCCAATCCCTTTGTCACCTTCCTGAGATACTTACTATTGCCTACCATGCTGAACCTTTTCCTGGCTTATCTGATGATACGTTTGTTTTATAGAAGGCAGTTTCACAACAAGCCCTTGATCCATTCTAAAGAGGTTATCAAAGACTACAAACTGGCAACCCTTTCCAGGATCTCTTTGATTTTGCTAGTCATTTTAGTAATGGCGAAGATTGCAACAGTGCTGTTGAGTTTAGAGATTGATTTCAGGTTAACCTATATTGCCCTCATTGCTGCGCTGCCTATAATCATCTTCATCCCTAAGAGGCCTGGCATGCTTAAGAGAATTGACTGGTATACTCTGGTTTTCTTTGCCTCAATGTTCGTGCTGATGCAAAGTGTCTGGGACTCCGGAGTTTTTCAAACGGTTATAGAGACAGCAGGTTTGAATCCCGCCTCAACAGGAGTTATCTTTACGGCAAGTGTTCTTATTAGTCAACTCCTTTCAAATGTCCCGCTCGTAGCCCTTTATTTGCCTATCCTGGACCAGCTAGGAGTTTCGGCAAAAGGGATGATGGCACTTGCCGCAGGAAGCACAATAGCCGGTAACCTTACTATTCTTGGTGCCGCCAGCAATGTAATAATAATACAAAATGCGGAAAAAAGAAGCGGCATCACCCTCACATTTTGGGAGTTTGCCAGGATCGGGGTACCGCTAACTGCTGTAAACGTAATAGTCTACTGGTTGTTTCTCAGAACATTCTAA